The Aureitalea marina genome includes a window with the following:
- a CDS encoding DUF5522 domain-containing protein: protein MSFSRKKIELEEGDYYLTPEGYKCFTEQYHLKRGYCCESGCRHCPYGFDPKTNSQSRNK from the coding sequence ATGTCTTTCTCTAGGAAAAAGATAGAGCTGGAAGAGGGGGATTACTACCTGACTCCAGAGGGGTACAAGTGCTTTACCGAGCAATACCATTTAAAGCGCGGATACTGCTGTGAAAGCGGTTGCCGTCATTGCCCATATGGTTTCGACCCCAAAACAAACAGTCAATCCCGCAACAAATGA
- a CDS encoding urocanate hydratase, with protein MTFAQSIRAGIPDILPAVKEYDPAVNHAPKRKDILNPKEKKLALRNALRYFDSKLHKELLPEFEQELATYGRIYMYRYRPDYDMFARPLEEYPGNSLQARAIMLMIQNNLDPQVAQHPHELITYGGNGGVFQNWAQYLLCMQYLSQMTDQQTLVMYSGHPLGLFPSHPEAPRVVVTNGMMIPNYSQPDDWEKFNALGVTQYGQMTAGSYMYIGPQGIVHGTTITVLNGFRKIKKPTTSGLFLTSGLGGMSGAQPKAGNIAGCVTVCAEVNPKATRTRHKQGWVDEVIEDLNQLTKRVRAACEAGETLSIAYQGNVVDVWEHFDREGIRVDLGSDQTSLHNPWAGGYYPVGLSYEESNQLMAEDPASFKQHVQESLRRQAAAINKHTAKGTYFFDYGNAFLLEASRAGADIMNANDDGFRYSSYVQDIMGPMCFDYGFGPFRWVCTSGKESDLDRTDALALEVLQRLMEDSPEEIRQQMADNIQWIEGARENKLVVGSQARILYADAQGRMEIATAFNKAIAEGEIGPVVLGRDHHDVSGTDSPYRETSNIYDGSSFTADMAIHNVIGDSFRGASWVSIHNGGGVGWGEVINGGFGMVLDGSKQAQRRLESMLHWDVNNGIARRSWARNEEAIFAIKRAMAQEPLLKVTLPNLVDDSLME; from the coding sequence ATGACATTTGCCCAGTCCATCCGAGCAGGAATACCCGATATCCTGCCCGCTGTTAAGGAATACGACCCTGCAGTGAATCACGCTCCTAAGCGCAAGGATATCTTGAATCCGAAGGAGAAGAAACTTGCCCTGCGTAACGCACTTCGATATTTTGATTCAAAATTACACAAGGAGCTGCTCCCTGAATTCGAGCAGGAATTAGCTACCTATGGCCGGATATATATGTACCGTTATCGGCCGGATTACGACATGTTTGCCAGGCCATTAGAGGAATATCCAGGAAATAGCCTTCAGGCCAGAGCCATTATGCTGATGATACAGAACAACCTGGATCCTCAGGTGGCTCAACATCCCCATGAGTTGATCACCTACGGAGGAAACGGAGGAGTATTCCAGAATTGGGCTCAGTATCTGTTGTGTATGCAATATCTCAGTCAAATGACAGACCAGCAAACCTTGGTTATGTACTCCGGGCATCCTTTAGGTTTGTTTCCCTCTCATCCTGAGGCACCCAGAGTCGTAGTGACCAATGGGATGATGATCCCCAATTACTCCCAACCCGACGATTGGGAAAAGTTCAATGCACTTGGCGTAACTCAATACGGACAAATGACCGCGGGAAGCTATATGTATATCGGGCCGCAAGGCATCGTTCATGGAACGACCATCACGGTATTGAATGGCTTTCGAAAAATTAAAAAACCAACTACCAGCGGACTATTCCTGACTTCTGGTCTTGGAGGAATGAGTGGAGCCCAACCAAAAGCAGGTAATATTGCCGGTTGCGTGACCGTTTGTGCGGAAGTCAATCCCAAGGCCACACGAACCAGGCACAAGCAGGGATGGGTAGACGAGGTCATCGAGGACCTGAACCAATTGACTAAGCGCGTCCGGGCTGCCTGTGAAGCGGGCGAGACTTTGTCCATAGCATACCAAGGCAATGTAGTGGATGTATGGGAACATTTTGACCGGGAGGGCATCCGTGTTGACCTGGGAAGTGATCAGACTTCCCTGCACAACCCTTGGGCTGGCGGATATTATCCCGTTGGTCTTAGTTATGAGGAGTCCAATCAACTGATGGCAGAAGACCCCGCCTCCTTCAAGCAACACGTGCAGGAGAGTTTAAGACGTCAAGCAGCGGCTATCAATAAGCATACGGCCAAGGGCACCTACTTCTTCGATTATGGGAACGCCTTTTTGCTGGAAGCCTCTCGGGCCGGAGCGGATATCATGAACGCAAATGACGATGGATTTCGTTATTCCAGTTATGTACAGGATATAATGGGGCCTATGTGTTTTGATTACGGATTTGGCCCGTTTCGATGGGTATGTACTTCTGGCAAAGAATCCGACCTGGACCGGACCGATGCGCTTGCCCTGGAAGTTCTGCAGCGATTGATGGAAGATTCTCCAGAAGAGATCCGCCAGCAGATGGCAGACAACATACAGTGGATCGAAGGTGCTAGGGAGAACAAGCTTGTTGTTGGTTCTCAGGCCAGGATACTTTACGCTGATGCACAAGGACGTATGGAAATTGCTACCGCTTTCAATAAAGCTATAGCGGAGGGTGAGATAGGGCCGGTAGTTTTAGGACGTGATCATCACGATGTATCGGGGACGGATTCACCCTACAGGGAAACTTCCAATATTTATGACGGTAGCAGCTTTACAGCTGATATGGCTATCCACAATGTGATAGGTGATAGTTTTAGAGGAGCCAGTTGGGTGAGCATTCACAATGGCGGTGGAGTAGGCTGGGGTGAGGTCATCAACGGTGGTTTCGGTATGGTTCTTGATGGTTCTAAACAAGCACAAAGACGTCTGGAGTCCATGCTACACTGGGATGTAAACAACGGCATCGCACGCAGGAGCTGGGCTCGAAACGAGGAAGCAATCTTTGCAATTAAACGGGCTATGGCTCAGGAGCCCTTGCTAAAGGTTACTCTTCCTAACTTAGTAGACGATAGTTTGATGGAATAG
- a CDS encoding DUF4136 domain-containing protein has product MKKVLLLLAVIALTMTSCSSVRVVTDYDKEAPFGQYQTYAFYKPGIDQAKISDLDKKRILRNIDAQLTSKGMIKSEKADLLVSIFTQERDRVDVYNNAGWGWGWGYPYGWGGYWGGYWGPTVTTSTEGTLYIDLIDAKTNQLVWQGIGTGDLVMRSMEKREQRIQEMVTRILQGYPPGASSK; this is encoded by the coding sequence ATGAAAAAAGTACTTCTTCTACTCGCTGTGATCGCCTTGACGATGACCTCTTGTTCTTCCGTACGCGTAGTGACCGACTACGACAAAGAAGCTCCTTTTGGTCAATACCAAACCTATGCTTTTTACAAGCCGGGAATTGACCAGGCCAAGATCTCCGATCTGGACAAAAAGCGCATTCTCAGAAATATTGACGCCCAGTTGACTTCAAAGGGGATGATCAAATCAGAGAAAGCGGATCTGCTGGTCAGTATTTTTACTCAGGAAAGAGACCGGGTAGATGTTTACAACAATGCCGGCTGGGGCTGGGGATGGGGATATCCGTATGGCTGGGGCGGTTACTGGGGCGGCTATTGGGGCCCAACCGTTACCACCTCGACAGAAGGAACACTTTATATTGACCTGATCGACGCCAAGACCAATCAGTTGGTCTGGCAGGGAATAGGAACGGGCGACCTGGTTATGCGCAGCATGGAGAAAAGGGAGCAGCGTATCCAGGAAATGGTGACCAGGATCCTACAAGGATACCCTCCTGGAGCATCATCCAAATAA
- a CDS encoding outer membrane beta-barrel protein yields MKRNMLLLLLTVICGSLVQAQSFYSGSLELSNGTTMEGRLYLDQQNEAVRFKGGGDEDSFAFSSVRSVQIKKRTYTPLSAGSQTWMAASLDAGKATLYHLGGRNFLVSSPNGAQMVEAGNAGQGGGSQKIRGVLSVIYQDCNSIRETINNLIDFRESNLVNLNQAYNSCEYGDYAPTDREVQKAEKFNTDIFRFYLGAGIGLNSVKFFDTGSSESLVSPRLNAGVTVSPAFNNNLRGALFFYFNGAVNLPSENDFGNSPSPTTIKITSWQFDLGTEYLFNSKGKVKPLIGIGIGFAADRFKGNVAGEGFNIGGGNVFFTPRAGVQFALNNGGHLGLIANFIPRYDNDLTFPRNGQIIPLIVNSQWTNFTLVYYFK; encoded by the coding sequence ATGAAAAGAAACATGCTATTGCTACTGCTAACTGTAATTTGTGGTAGCCTTGTTCAGGCCCAGTCCTTTTATTCTGGGAGTTTAGAATTATCCAACGGCACTACAATGGAAGGGAGGCTTTACCTAGATCAGCAAAACGAAGCGGTCCGTTTCAAGGGTGGTGGAGACGAGGACTCCTTCGCCTTTAGTTCTGTTCGATCAGTTCAGATCAAAAAGAGAACCTATACTCCTCTCTCGGCAGGTAGTCAAACCTGGATGGCCGCTTCATTGGATGCCGGAAAAGCAACCTTATATCATTTAGGAGGAAGAAATTTTTTGGTCTCCAGTCCAAACGGCGCTCAAATGGTTGAGGCCGGAAATGCAGGACAAGGCGGTGGAAGTCAGAAGATACGAGGTGTCTTGTCCGTGATCTACCAGGATTGCAACAGCATCCGAGAGACCATTAATAACCTGATAGACTTCCGTGAGAGCAACCTTGTCAATTTGAACCAAGCATACAATAGCTGTGAATACGGAGACTATGCCCCCACAGACCGGGAAGTTCAGAAAGCGGAAAAGTTCAATACTGACATTTTCAGATTCTACCTGGGGGCAGGAATAGGTTTGAACAGCGTGAAGTTCTTTGATACAGGCAGTAGCGAGTCCCTGGTATCTCCGCGTTTAAACGCTGGGGTCACCGTTTCCCCTGCTTTCAACAACAATTTACGTGGAGCCTTGTTCTTTTATTTTAACGGAGCAGTCAATCTTCCTAGTGAGAACGACTTTGGTAACTCCCCTTCACCCACCACCATCAAGATAACCAGCTGGCAATTTGACCTCGGAACAGAGTATTTGTTCAATTCCAAAGGAAAAGTCAAGCCCTTGATCGGTATTGGAATAGGGTTTGCCGCAGATCGATTTAAAGGAAATGTAGCCGGAGAAGGCTTTAATATCGGTGGAGGAAATGTCTTCTTTACGCCAAGGGCAGGAGTCCAATTTGCCTTGAATAATGGGGGACATCTGGGATTGATCGCCAATTTCATCCCACGATACGACAACGACTTGACTTTCCCCAGAAATGGTCAGATCATTCCGCTTATCGTAAACAGCCAGTGGACCAACTTTACCTTGGTCTACTACTTCAAATAA
- a CDS encoding alpha-ketoacid dehydrogenase subunit alpha/beta produces MAFLYEENFKVVSKYVHATSRGHEAIQTAVGMQLLPQDYVFPYYRDDSMLLALGMTPYQLMLQVLAKRDDPFSGGRTYYSHPSLRDDDKPKIPHQSSATGMQAIPATGVAMGFWYKEAEGLSQEEDLPIVVCSLGDASMTEGEIAEAMQMAVLKKLPILYLVQDNGWDISANAEETRAQDAVHYARGFNGLEAISIDGTDFQESYRTIKQVFKTMREERRPFLVHARVPLLNHHTSGVRMEWYRDDLEEARTRDPYPKFQRLLEEEYGLSFDEIHAIEDECIEKVRAEYELALAAEDPKPEDLVTHDFAPTPITEESGEREPVGAERVVMVDCALFAIEELMAKHKECLLYGQDVGGRLGGVFREAATLAQKFGDNRVFNTPIQEAFIVGSTVGMSAVGLKPIVEVQFADYIWPGLNQLFTEVSRSCYLSNGKWPVSMILRVPIGAYGSGGPYHSSSVESVVSNIRGIKIAYPSNGADLKGLLKAAYYDPNPVVIFEHKGLYWSKVPGTKGATSLEPAEDYMLPFGKAWVLQEIWKQEEQETLSIITYGMGVHWAVNAAERLGLQDRIEIVDLRTLHPIDYKTIFDSVRKCGKALVVTEEPSENSFSRALQGRIQEECFQSLDAPVMLIGSENMPAIPLNSTLEQTMIPSVEKVMEKIKALLDY; encoded by the coding sequence ATGGCCTTCTTGTACGAGGAGAACTTCAAGGTGGTCTCCAAGTATGTACATGCAACCTCCAGAGGTCATGAGGCTATTCAGACGGCAGTTGGCATGCAACTCCTGCCTCAGGATTATGTCTTTCCCTATTACCGGGACGATTCCATGCTCTTGGCATTAGGGATGACGCCTTATCAGTTAATGCTGCAAGTTCTAGCTAAACGAGACGATCCTTTCTCCGGAGGCCGCACCTATTATTCTCATCCCAGTTTGAGAGATGATGACAAACCCAAGATTCCTCACCAAAGCTCAGCAACGGGTATGCAGGCCATCCCAGCCACCGGGGTTGCTATGGGTTTTTGGTATAAGGAGGCCGAAGGTCTTTCCCAAGAGGAAGACTTGCCCATAGTGGTTTGTTCTCTGGGAGATGCATCCATGACCGAAGGGGAGATCGCCGAGGCCATGCAAATGGCTGTACTTAAGAAACTACCCATATTATACCTGGTACAGGATAACGGATGGGATATCTCTGCCAATGCGGAAGAGACCAGAGCCCAGGACGCAGTTCATTATGCCAGAGGATTCAATGGTCTGGAAGCAATATCCATAGATGGAACCGATTTTCAGGAGAGCTATCGAACCATTAAGCAGGTCTTTAAGACCATGCGGGAAGAAAGACGACCCTTCCTGGTTCATGCCAGGGTTCCGTTGCTAAATCATCATACAAGTGGAGTGCGAATGGAATGGTATAGGGATGACCTGGAAGAGGCCAGGACAAGGGATCCATACCCAAAATTCCAGCGATTGCTAGAGGAAGAATACGGTCTGAGTTTTGATGAGATTCATGCCATAGAGGATGAATGTATTGAGAAGGTCCGTGCGGAATATGAGCTGGCACTTGCCGCTGAAGATCCTAAACCTGAAGATCTGGTCACCCACGATTTTGCACCCACTCCAATAACCGAGGAGTCAGGTGAGCGCGAACCAGTAGGAGCAGAAAGGGTCGTTATGGTGGATTGCGCCCTCTTTGCCATTGAAGAGTTGATGGCCAAACACAAAGAGTGCCTGCTGTATGGGCAGGATGTGGGTGGCCGGTTAGGAGGTGTCTTTAGAGAAGCGGCAACCTTAGCCCAGAAATTTGGAGACAACCGAGTGTTCAATACACCCATACAGGAAGCATTTATTGTAGGCTCTACCGTCGGGATGAGTGCCGTTGGGCTCAAACCTATTGTTGAGGTTCAATTTGCCGATTACATCTGGCCGGGGCTCAATCAGTTATTTACCGAGGTAAGCCGAAGCTGTTATTTATCTAATGGAAAGTGGCCGGTCTCCATGATCTTACGAGTTCCCATTGGGGCCTACGGAAGTGGAGGACCTTATCACTCTTCTTCAGTTGAAAGTGTGGTTTCCAATATACGTGGGATCAAGATCGCCTACCCATCCAACGGTGCGGATCTGAAGGGCTTGCTTAAGGCTGCATATTATGACCCGAATCCGGTGGTCATTTTTGAACATAAAGGACTTTATTGGAGTAAAGTTCCGGGAACCAAGGGGGCAACTTCCCTGGAGCCTGCAGAAGACTACATGTTACCCTTTGGCAAAGCTTGGGTATTGCAGGAGATCTGGAAACAGGAAGAGCAGGAGACCCTCAGTATAATTACATATGGCATGGGTGTCCATTGGGCTGTTAATGCGGCAGAACGTCTGGGTCTACAAGACCGAATAGAGATCGTGGATCTACGGACCTTACATCCAATTGATTACAAGACTATATTTGACAGTGTCCGGAAATGTGGCAAGGCCCTGGTAGTGACCGAGGAACCCTCGGAGAATAGCTTTTCACGAGCTTTACAAGGTCGTATACAGGAGGAGTGTTTCCAATCTTTGGATGCCCCTGTCATGTTGATCGGAAGCGAGAATATGCCGGCTATCCCACTTAATTCTACCCTGGAACAGACCATGATCCCCTCCGTAGAGAAGGTCATGGAAAAAATAAAGGCGCTTCTGGATTATTGA
- a CDS encoding branched-chain amino acid aminotransferase gives MTETNTNISIKQVQQSRVYQLDFDNIPLGTAFTDHMFVCDYTDGQWQNPQIQPMGLIPTHPAAMALHYGQAIFEGMKATVGADGIPRLFRPEMNAARLNFSARRLGMPDFPEDLFVEGLKALVKLEQNWIPKKEGSALYLRPFMYADEAFIGMRAATSYKFLIIASPSGPFFSRPIRLWAEKKYIRAAEGGTGQAKAAGNYAAAIRPTEIAKDKGFDQVLWLDAHEHRFIQEVGTMNIFFMIDGKIVTPALDGAILDGVTRRSVIELLVDFGYEVAQRAVTIEEVHQAAIDGTLQEAFGTGTAVGIAYIKEIGWGEEIIPVSDSHPLGERVNMELNKIKNGQLPDRFNWVVKCQ, from the coding sequence ATGACAGAGACCAATACCAATATTTCCATCAAACAGGTTCAGCAATCCAGAGTGTACCAATTGGATTTTGATAATATCCCGTTGGGAACAGCATTTACGGACCATATGTTCGTCTGTGACTATACCGACGGTCAGTGGCAGAATCCACAAATTCAACCCATGGGACTCATTCCAACGCATCCTGCTGCCATGGCCTTGCACTATGGTCAGGCCATCTTTGAAGGGATGAAAGCTACGGTTGGAGCTGATGGTATCCCTCGTTTATTTCGACCGGAAATGAATGCGGCCCGTTTGAACTTTAGTGCGCGTCGACTGGGTATGCCGGATTTTCCTGAAGATCTCTTCGTAGAGGGTTTGAAGGCCTTGGTCAAACTGGAACAGAACTGGATACCAAAGAAGGAAGGGAGTGCACTTTATCTGAGACCTTTTATGTACGCAGACGAAGCCTTTATTGGAATGCGCGCCGCAACTTCCTATAAATTCCTAATCATTGCCAGCCCTTCAGGGCCTTTCTTTAGCCGTCCCATTCGTCTTTGGGCCGAAAAGAAGTATATACGTGCAGCGGAAGGAGGTACAGGTCAGGCTAAAGCAGCAGGAAATTATGCCGCCGCCATTCGCCCTACGGAGATCGCAAAGGATAAAGGGTTTGACCAAGTGCTTTGGTTGGATGCCCACGAGCATCGATTTATTCAGGAGGTAGGTACTATGAACATCTTTTTCATGATCGATGGGAAGATCGTCACCCCAGCCCTGGATGGAGCCATTTTGGACGGTGTTACACGCAGGTCAGTAATCGAATTGCTGGTAGATTTCGGATACGAGGTCGCACAACGTGCTGTTACCATAGAGGAAGTACATCAGGCCGCAATAGATGGTACACTGCAAGAAGCCTTTGGAACAGGTACTGCTGTTGGCATTGCTTACATCAAGGAGATCGGCTGGGGAGAGGAGATCATTCCAGTATCTGACTCCCACCCACTGGGAGAGCGCGTCAACATGGAATTGAACAAGATCAAGAACGGACAATTACCCGATCGTTTTAATTGGGTGGTCAAATGTCAATAA
- a CDS encoding dihydrolipoamide acetyltransferase family protein codes for MANYEFKMPRLGESITEAAIIQWHKSVGDYIEIDEILLEVATDKVDSEVPATVSGTITEILFQPNEVVGIGDVIARLDTDGEVPLEVKSASKPTKKETKTESRPQKKQAKRAMASAVSVNENLFVSPLVDQIARTHHISYEELARIPATGKDGRLRKSDVMQYLDDGRPFQFAQPAASNGFQVPDLQFDKGTGRVVEMDRMRQMIADHMVFSKHTSPHVTAYVEADLTEMVNWRNVNKEGFQKKYDQKLTFTPLFIQCISKAIAAFPMINSSLDGDKIIVKENINIGMATALPSGNLIVPVVRKANELSLDQLAAKTNELASKARDGKLSADDTSGSTFTISNVGTFGSLMGTPIINQPEAAILATGIIKKRAEVMERPEGDSIEIRQMMMLSLSFDHRIVDGYLAGSFLRRIADEMEGYDTSQTF; via the coding sequence ATGGCTAATTACGAATTTAAAATGCCCCGTTTGGGCGAGAGCATAACCGAAGCTGCCATCATACAATGGCACAAAAGTGTTGGTGATTATATCGAAATAGATGAGATCTTATTGGAAGTTGCCACGGACAAAGTGGATTCTGAAGTTCCGGCCACGGTAAGTGGTACAATTACCGAGATCTTATTCCAACCCAACGAGGTAGTGGGTATAGGCGATGTAATTGCGCGATTGGATACCGATGGTGAGGTTCCTTTGGAGGTGAAATCGGCATCTAAGCCAACTAAAAAAGAGACCAAAACCGAATCCAGGCCTCAAAAAAAACAGGCCAAACGGGCGATGGCTTCGGCTGTGTCCGTAAACGAGAATTTATTTGTTAGTCCGCTGGTAGATCAGATCGCCAGAACTCATCATATTTCTTACGAGGAATTGGCCCGCATCCCTGCGACAGGAAAGGACGGGAGACTGCGTAAGAGTGATGTGATGCAATACCTGGATGATGGTAGGCCTTTCCAATTTGCCCAACCGGCAGCCAGTAACGGGTTTCAGGTGCCGGATCTTCAATTTGACAAAGGGACAGGTAGAGTAGTAGAAATGGATCGGATGCGGCAGATGATCGCTGACCATATGGTCTTTAGTAAGCATACCTCGCCTCATGTTACAGCCTATGTGGAAGCTGACCTGACCGAAATGGTCAATTGGCGAAACGTCAACAAAGAGGGATTCCAAAAGAAATACGATCAAAAACTGACCTTTACGCCCTTATTCATCCAGTGCATCAGCAAGGCGATAGCGGCATTTCCAATGATCAATTCCTCTTTGGACGGAGATAAGATCATTGTGAAGGAGAACATTAACATAGGTATGGCAACTGCCTTGCCCAGCGGTAACCTGATCGTACCGGTCGTAAGAAAGGCAAACGAACTAAGCCTGGATCAGCTCGCCGCAAAAACCAACGAATTGGCCTCTAAGGCCAGGGATGGCAAGCTAAGTGCAGATGATACTTCCGGCAGTACTTTCACCATTAGCAATGTAGGGACCTTTGGAAGTCTGATGGGGACCCCTATCATTAACCAGCCTGAGGCGGCCATTCTGGCCACGGGTATCATCAAGAAACGAGCCGAGGTCATGGAACGACCAGAAGGAGACAGCATTGAGATCAGACAGATGATGATGCTATCCCTGTCTTTCGATCACCGGATCGTGGACGGATACCTTGCGGGGTCTTTCTTGAGACGGATAGCAGACGAAATGGAAGGCTATGATACTTCCCAAACTTTTTAA
- a CDS encoding transferase hexapeptide repeat family protein — translation MIYSFQGHIPVVHPSSFVHPLAAVTGNVIIGKDCYIGPGAAIRGDWGEIVLEDGVNVQENCTVHMFPGKSIRLKSGAHVGHGAVIHGANLGANCLIGMNSVIMDDAQIGDECIVGAMSFVKAESSFEARSLIVGNPAKKIKEVSDEMIAWKTAGTRLYQQLPADCHQSLKEVEPLTELPENRPEQKDFYQTLKSYQRDHG, via the coding sequence ATGATCTACTCCTTCCAAGGACATATACCCGTAGTTCACCCCTCCAGCTTTGTTCATCCGCTGGCAGCGGTTACCGGTAACGTGATCATTGGTAAGGATTGCTATATCGGACCCGGTGCAGCGATCCGAGGAGATTGGGGAGAGATCGTATTGGAAGACGGAGTCAATGTGCAGGAGAATTGTACGGTCCATATGTTTCCGGGAAAATCCATCCGGTTGAAATCCGGGGCTCATGTGGGTCATGGAGCCGTGATTCACGGAGCCAACCTGGGAGCCAATTGCCTGATCGGTATGAATTCGGTCATCATGGACGATGCCCAGATTGGGGACGAATGCATAGTAGGCGCTATGAGTTTTGTCAAGGCGGAATCCAGCTTTGAGGCCAGGAGCCTGATCGTAGGTAATCCCGCTAAGAAGATCAAGGAGGTGTCCGATGAGATGATCGCCTGGAAGACGGCAGGAACACGATTGTATCAGCAACTTCCGGCGGACTGCCACCAAAGCCTGAAGGAGGTAGAACCCTTGACCGAGCTGCCCGAGAACAGGCCTGAACAGAAAGATTTTTATCAAACCCTGAAATCGTATCAGCGAGATCATGGCTAA
- a CDS encoding enoyl-CoA hydratase/isomerase family protein encodes MTAPYVKTDKTDGIATIEFFHPAHNSLPGDILALLAEAITEAGDDPEVKVVILKSGGDRTFCAGASFKELVNIQDEAQGKIFFSGFANVINAMRKCPKFIIGRIQGKTVGGGVGLASATDFCMATKFAAIKLSELNVGIGPFVVGPAVERKLGLSGMSQIAIDANFFYPAEWARQKGLFAQVYESTEELDAAVQEMATKLCGYNPEAMREMKKIFWEGTGHWDELLAERATISGRLVLSDFTRETLKRFK; translated from the coding sequence ATGACAGCACCCTACGTCAAAACGGATAAAACTGATGGCATTGCAACCATCGAATTCTTTCACCCGGCACATAACAGCTTACCGGGAGATATACTCGCCTTACTGGCCGAAGCCATTACTGAGGCAGGAGATGATCCCGAGGTAAAAGTTGTAATCTTAAAGAGTGGTGGTGACCGTACCTTTTGTGCCGGCGCCAGCTTTAAGGAATTGGTCAACATCCAGGACGAGGCCCAGGGAAAGATATTCTTTAGCGGTTTTGCCAATGTAATCAATGCCATGCGGAAATGCCCCAAGTTCATCATTGGACGAATCCAGGGGAAGACCGTGGGCGGAGGTGTAGGATTAGCTTCGGCAACAGACTTCTGTATGGCCACCAAATTCGCAGCTATCAAGCTAAGTGAGCTCAACGTAGGGATAGGACCCTTTGTAGTCGGACCTGCCGTTGAGCGTAAATTAGGTCTGTCCGGTATGTCCCAGATCGCCATCGATGCCAATTTCTTTTACCCGGCCGAGTGGGCTCGTCAAAAAGGGCTGTTTGCCCAAGTTTACGAGAGCACAGAAGAACTGGATGCCGCCGTTCAGGAAATGGCGACCAAACTGTGTGGATACAATCCAGAGGCCATGAGGGAAATGAAAAAGATATTCTGGGAAGGAACCGGGCATTGGGATGAGTTACTTGCCGAGCGAGCCACCATCAGTGGCCGGTTGGTGCTCAGTGACTTCACCCGCGAAACCTTAAAACGCTTTAAATGA